From the Lathyrus oleraceus cultivar Zhongwan6 chromosome 4, CAAS_Psat_ZW6_1.0, whole genome shotgun sequence genome, one window contains:
- the LOC127075067 gene encoding amino acid transporter AVT6A, giving the protein MKKHNNPTRTKEILIDESPLLQSEVDVQHDEDGSKSNSNNNESSSASFTGSVFNLSTTIIGAGIMALPAAMKVLGLTIGIVSIIFLAFLAHTSLEILMRFSKVAKAQSYGDVMGVAFGSAGRLVFQIAVLLNNFGILVVYTIIIGDVLSGTSSSGTHHFGVLEGWFGEHWSTGRTFVLFVTTLVVFAPLGFFKRIDSLRYTSGLAVALAIVFLVITAGITIVKLFNGSIESPRLLPNVTDMSSIWNLFTAAPVLVTAFVCHYNVHTIDNELGDSSSIQPVISASLVLCSSIYILTALFGFLLFGESTLDDVLANFDTDLGVPYSHVLNDIVRISYALHLMLVFPVIFFSLRFNLDDLVFPSAESLESDNCRFSLITTGLISLLYVAANFVPSIWDVFQFTGATATVCLGFIFPAAIALRDPHSIATKKDKILSVVMIVLAVFSNVVAIYSNADALFRKHQSNSNLERNFAWPMKIQQ; this is encoded by the exons ATGAAGAAACACAACAATCCCACAAGAACAAAAGAAATTCTTATAGATGAATCTCCATTACTACAAAGTGAAGTTGATGTTCAACATGATGAAGATGGATCCAAATCCAATTCTAACAACAATGAATCATCATCAGCATCATTTACAGGTTCTGTATTCAATTTATCAACCACCATAATTGGTGCTGGAATCATGGCTTTGCCAGCAGCCATGAAAGTTTTGGGTCTAACAATTGGTATTGTTTCCATCATCTTCCTTGCTTTTCTTGCTCATACCTCTTTGGAAATTCTCATGAGGTTTAGTAAAGTTGCTAAGGCTCAGTCTTATGGTGATGTTATGGGGGTTGCTTTTGGAAGTGCTGGAAGATTGGTTTTTCAGATTGCTGTTCTTTTGAACAACTTTGGTATCCTTGTTGTCTACACCATCATTATTG GTGATGTACTGTCTGGAACATCTTCATCTGGAACTCATCATTTCGGTGTACTCGAAGGATGGTTCGGCGAACACTGGTCGACCGGGCGGACTTTTGTTCTTTTCGTGACAACCCTTGTTGTATTTGCGCCATTAGGATTCTTTAAAAGAATAG ATTCACTGAGATATACTTCTGGTTTAGCAGTGGCTCTGGCAATTGTTTTTCTAGTCATAACGGCGGGAATCACGATCGTTAAATTGTTCAATGGAAGTATAGAGAGTCCTAGGTTGCTTCCTAATGTTACTGATATGTCATCTATTTGGAATCTCTTCACAGCAGCTCCGGTTCTTGTGACAGCATTTGTTTGTCATTACAATG TGCATACAATAGACAATGAACTAGGAGACTCTTCATCTATACAACCAGTTATATCTGCATCACTGGTTTTATGTTCAAGTATATACATTCTCACTGCTTTATTTGGATTTCTACTATTCGGTGAGTCGACTCTCGATGATGTACTGGCCAACTTTGATACTGATCTCGGCGTCCCTTATAGCCATGTGCTTAACGACATCGTTCGAATCAGCTATGCTCTTCATCTCATGCTTGTTTTCCCAGTTATCTTCTTTTCGCTTCGGTTCAATTTGGACGATCTTGTCTTTCCCTCAGCAGAGTCACTCGAATCAGATAATTGTAGATTTTCGTTGATCACTACTGGACTCATTTCTTTGCTCTATGTGGCTGCAAATTTTGTACCGAGCATTTGGGATGTTTTTCAATTCACCGGTGCAACTGCTACTGTTTGCCTCGGGTTTATTTTCCCGGCCGCAATTGCTCTGAG GGATCCACATAGCATTGCAACAAAGAAGGACAAGATTTTATCAGTTGTCATGATTGTTCTGGCTGTGTTTTCGAATGTTGTGGCGATTTACAGCAATGCCGATGCTTTGTTCAGAAAACACCAAAGTAACTCAAATTTAGAGAGAAACTTTGCTTGGCCTATGAAGATCCAGCAATAG